In Symphalangus syndactylus isolate Jambi chromosome 6, NHGRI_mSymSyn1-v2.1_pri, whole genome shotgun sequence, a genomic segment contains:
- the RAPSN gene encoding 43 kDa receptor-associated protein of the synapse isoform X2, whose translation MGQDQTKQQIEKGLQLYQCNQTEKALQVWTKVLEKSSDLMGRFRVLGCLVTAHSEMGRYKEMLKFAVVQIDTARELEDADFLLESYLNLARSNEKLCEFHKTISYCKTCLGLPGTRAGAQLGGQVSLSMGNAFLGLSVFQKALESFEKALRYAHNNDDAMLECRVCCSLGSFYAQVKDYEKALFFPCKAAELVNNYGKGWSLKYRAMSQYHMAVAYRLLGHLGSAMECCEESMKIALQHGDRPLQALCLLCFADIHRSRGDLELSQLKLHCLSESIYRSKGLQRELRAHVVRFHECVEETELYCGLCGESIGEKNSRLQALPCSHIFHFRCLQNNGTRSCPNCRRSSMKPGFV comes from the exons ATGGGGCAGGACCAGACCAAGCAGCAGATCGAGAAGGGGCTCCAGCTGTACCAGTGCAACCAGACAGAGAAGGCATTGCAGGTGTGGACGAAGGTGCTGGAGAAGAGCTCGGACCTCATGGGGCGCTTCCGCGTGCTGGGCTGCCTGGTCACGGCCCACTCGGAGATGGGCCGCTACAAGGAGATGCTGAAG TTCGCTGTGGTCCAGATCGACACAGCCCGGGAGCTGGAGGATGCTGACTTCCTCCTGGAGAGCTACCTGAACCTGGCACGCAGCAACGAGAAGCTGTGCGAGTTCCACAAGACCATCTCCTACTGCAAGACCTGCCTTGGGCTGCCTGGTACCAGGGCAGGTGCCCAGCTCGGAGGCCAGGTCAGCCTGAGCATGGGCAATGCCTTCCTGGGCCTCAGCGTCTTCCAGAAGGCCCTGGAGAGCTTCGAGAAGGCCCTGCGCTATGCCCACAACAACGATGACGCCATGCTCGAGTGCCGCgtgtgctgcagcctgggcagcttCTATGCCCAGGTCAAG GACTACGAGAAAGCCCTCTTCTTCCCCTGCAAGGCGGCAGAGCTTGTCAACAACTACGGCAAAGGCTGGAGCCTGAAGTACCGGGCCATGAGCCAGTACCACATGGCCGTGGCCTATCGCCTGCTGGGCCACCTGGGCAGTGCCATGGAGTGTTGTGAG GAGTCTATGAAGATCGCACTGCAGCACGGGGACCGGCCACTGCAGGCGCTCTGCCTGCTCTGCTTCGCTGACATCCACCGGAGCCGTGGGGACCTGGAG CTGAGCCAGCTCAAGCTGCACTGTCTGAGCGAGAGCATTTACCGCAGCAAAGGGCTGCAGCGGGAACTGCGGGCGCACGTTGTGAGGTTCCACGAGTGCGTGGAGGAGACGGAGCTCTATTGCGGCCTGTGCGGCGAGTCCATAGGCGAGAAGAACAGCCGGCTGCAGGCCCTGCCCTGCTCCCACATCTTCCACTTCAG GTGCCTGCAGAACAACGGGACCCGGAGCTGTCCCAACTGCCGCCGCTCATCCATGAAGCCTGGCTTTGTGTGA
- the RAPSN gene encoding 43 kDa receptor-associated protein of the synapse isoform X1 has protein sequence MGQDQTKQQIEKGLQLYQCNQTEKALQVWTKVLEKSSDLMGRFRVLGCLVTAHSEMGRYKEMLKFAVVQIDTARELEDADFLLESYLNLARSNEKLCEFHKTISYCKTCLGLPGTRAGAQLGGQVSLSMGNAFLGLSVFQKALESFEKALRYAHNNDDAMLECRVCCSLGSFYAQVKDYEKALFFPCKAAELVNNYGKGWSLKYRAMSQYHMAVAYRLLGHLGSAMECCEESMKIALQHGDRPLQALCLLCFADIHRSRGDLETAFPRYDSAMSLMTEIGNRLGQVQALLGVAKCWVARKALDKALDAIERAQDLAEEVGNKLSQLKLHCLSESIYRSKGLQRELRAHVVRFHECVEETELYCGLCGESIGEKNSRLQALPCSHIFHFRCLQNNGTRSCPNCRRSSMKPGFV, from the exons ATGGGGCAGGACCAGACCAAGCAGCAGATCGAGAAGGGGCTCCAGCTGTACCAGTGCAACCAGACAGAGAAGGCATTGCAGGTGTGGACGAAGGTGCTGGAGAAGAGCTCGGACCTCATGGGGCGCTTCCGCGTGCTGGGCTGCCTGGTCACGGCCCACTCGGAGATGGGCCGCTACAAGGAGATGCTGAAG TTCGCTGTGGTCCAGATCGACACAGCCCGGGAGCTGGAGGATGCTGACTTCCTCCTGGAGAGCTACCTGAACCTGGCACGCAGCAACGAGAAGCTGTGCGAGTTCCACAAGACCATCTCCTACTGCAAGACCTGCCTTGGGCTGCCTGGTACCAGGGCAGGTGCCCAGCTCGGAGGCCAGGTCAGCCTGAGCATGGGCAATGCCTTCCTGGGCCTCAGCGTCTTCCAGAAGGCCCTGGAGAGCTTCGAGAAGGCCCTGCGCTATGCCCACAACAACGATGACGCCATGCTCGAGTGCCGCgtgtgctgcagcctgggcagcttCTATGCCCAGGTCAAG GACTACGAGAAAGCCCTCTTCTTCCCCTGCAAGGCGGCAGAGCTTGTCAACAACTACGGCAAAGGCTGGAGCCTGAAGTACCGGGCCATGAGCCAGTACCACATGGCCGTGGCCTATCGCCTGCTGGGCCACCTGGGCAGTGCCATGGAGTGTTGTGAG GAGTCTATGAAGATCGCACTGCAGCACGGGGACCGGCCACTGCAGGCGCTCTGCCTGCTCTGCTTCGCTGACATCCACCGGAGCCGTGGGGACCTGGAG ACAGCCTTCCCCAGGTACGACTCCGCCATGAGCCTCATGACCGAGATTGGAAACCGCCTGGGGCAGGTGCAGGCGCTGCTGGGTGTGGCCAAGTGCTGGGTGGCCAGGAAGGCACTGGACAAG GCTCTGGACGCCATCGAGAGAGCCCAGGATCTGGCCGAGGAGGTGGGGAACAAG CTGAGCCAGCTCAAGCTGCACTGTCTGAGCGAGAGCATTTACCGCAGCAAAGGGCTGCAGCGGGAACTGCGGGCGCACGTTGTGAGGTTCCACGAGTGCGTGGAGGAGACGGAGCTCTATTGCGGCCTGTGCGGCGAGTCCATAGGCGAGAAGAACAGCCGGCTGCAGGCCCTGCCCTGCTCCCACATCTTCCACTTCAG GTGCCTGCAGAACAACGGGACCCGGAGCTGTCCCAACTGCCGCCGCTCATCCATGAAGCCTGGCTTTGTGTGA